One genomic segment of Pempheris klunzingeri isolate RE-2024b chromosome 21, fPemKlu1.hap1, whole genome shotgun sequence includes these proteins:
- the cidea gene encoding lipid transferase CIDEA — protein MALLSIQSGVKYARTLVPETLMRSVSTVQSTISRHLLPSAQPRCFRVCTQSRRRRRSLEASTLEELLEQAARVFVLSCHFLSVVLEEDGTLVDSEDFFQSLPGNTPLMVLEKGDMWTQNKIFPSFRQPKRNGVAKLTFDLYKRHPKDFLCCLAVRATLYEVYTLCYDFRCSRIKHVLRSALRCLTWMTRLAGQLLLYTSSWLLQFTGDDDC, from the exons ATGGCGCTGCTCTCCATCCAGTCCGGAGTGAAATACGCCAGAACTCTGGTGCCGGAGACCCTGATGAG GTCCGTCTCCACAGTCCAGAGCACCATCTCCCGGCACCTCCTGCCCTCGGCTCAGCCCCGCTGCTTCAGGGTCTGCACCCAGAGCCGGCGGCGGCGGCGCAGTCTGGAGGCGTCGactctggaggagctgctggagcag GCTGCCAGGGTGTTCGTGCTGTCCTGCCACTTCCTGTCCGTGGTCCTGGAGGAGGACGGGACCCTGGTGGACTCGGAGGACTTCTTCCAGTCTCTGCCCGGCAACACGCCGCTGATGGTGCTGGAGAAGGGAGACATGTGGACTCAGAacaag ATCTTCCCAAGTTTCCGTCAGCCGAAGAGGAACGGAGTGGCcaagctgacctttgacctctacAAGCGGCACCCTAAGGACTTCCTGTGCTGCCTGGCCGTCAGGGCCACCCTGTACGAGGTGTACACGCTGTGCTACGACTTCAGGTGCAGCAGGATAAAACACGTCCTCAG GTCGGCGCTGCGCTGCCTCACCTGGATGACCAGACTGGCCGGTCAGCTGCTGCTCTACACGTCCTCATGGTTACTGCAGTTCACTGGAGACGACGactgctag
- the hus1 gene encoding checkpoint protein HUS1, with protein MKFRGKIIDVACLNHFTRVITTISKLTKTCVLRLTPDNLFFVLSGKVANGGVSMWCELSQANVFDEYQMEGVSSEDNEICLEVTPENLSRALKTVQNAKAVKVKLTKKHCPCVTVAAELPTMSSINRVVTHDVPVDVIPRRLWDEFKEPSVPDFDVSIYLPPLKTMKNVVDRMKNLSNFLVMEANLSGEMNLKIETDLVSVTTHFRDLGNPAWGDDASQHGRPSQSRDPEAMAQARVDIRKLQQFLVGQQVNPSKAMCNIVHESVVHLILLHEDASLQYFIPAVA; from the exons ATGAAGTTTCGGGGGAAAATCATTGACGTCGCGTGTCTGAACCATTTCACCC GAGTCATCACCACCATCTCAAAGCTGACCAAGACCTGCGTCCTGCGTCTGACCCCAGACAACCTGTTCTTCGTTCTGTCTGGTAAAGTGGCCAACGGAGGGGTCAGCATGTGGTGTGAGCTGTCCCAG GCCAACGTCTTCGATGAGTACCAGATGGAGGGCGTGTCCTCTGAGGACAATGAGATTTGTCTGGAGGTGACCCCGGAGAACCTGTCCAGAGCCCTGAAGACGGTCCAGAACGCCAAAGCCGTCAAGGTGAAGCTGACCAAGAAGCACTGCCCCTGCGTCACCGTCGCCGCCGAGCTG ccCACCATGTCCAGCATCAATCGCGTCGTCACCCACGACGTCCCCGTGGACGTCATCCCCCGGAGACTGTGGGACGAGTTCAAGGAGCCGAGCGTGCCGGACTTCGAT GTCAGCATCTACCTGCCGCCCCTGAAGACCATGAAGAACGTCGTGGACAGGATGAAGAACCTCTCCAACTTCCTG gtaaTGGAGGCCAACCTGAGCGGAGAGATGAACCTGAAGATCGAGACCGATCTGGTTTCCGTCACCACTCACTTCAGAGACCTGGGGAACCCTGCGTGGG gtGACGACGCCTCCCAGCATGGCCGTCCCTCTCAGAGCCGGGACCCCGAGGCCATGGCCCAGGCCCGGGTGGACATcaggaagctgcagcagttcCTGGTGGGACAGCAGGTCAACCCCAGCAAGGCCATGTGCA atATCGTCCACGAGAGCGTCGTCCACCTGATTCTGCTGCACGAAGACGCGTCGCTGCAGTATTTCATCCCCGCCGTGGCGTAG